In Saccharomonospora marina XMU15, one genomic interval encodes:
- a CDS encoding helicase-associated domain-containing protein: protein MAATSLADWLCSASDDLLTNLLCARRDLATPPPADSAVLATRASTAGSIARACERLDAATLAVLETLLVAGADTEPVHGARVAELAGEDITVQLDRLRVLALVWGDDEGLRVPPAAREVFGPFPAGLGTSCPDLSASDLPGTLAQVGEDERALLDVLAKGPPIGRTRDAAAEVTDPSAATPVRRLLARGLLLRRDEATVELPREVGIALRGGRVIEDGKLREPPLPVTRRERSTVDQAAAGEAMEFVRLLESLLMLWSQQPSPVLKAGGLGTRELKRVAKELDADEERAALLVELAVGAGLAAASEETTAEWLPTTLADSWLAAPPAGRWLTIARAWLELPRLPGLAGTRDPRDKALAPLSEELRRPQAPTARRRVLQALSELPEGAGVDDVEALVALLAWRAPRWGGRLRDEMVRWAMAEATAIGVVALGSVPAATTQLLAGEQHAAASAMAEAMPKPVDHVLVQADLTVVAPGPLEPELATEIAAVADVESAGHATMYRVGEASVRRALDSGRTAAELHELFRTRSATPVPQSLSYLIDDVARRHGRLRGGTAASFLRCDDEVLIAEVLGSGVADEYELRKIAPTVLVSPYPLAEVLQGLRAAGFAPAAEGPDGRIVDLRPSGKRIAARGRPARRGAAEPTGVSAEQLNAVIAHIRTGDKAARSRRGTVVRLPGGGGADTSATLALLAKATREQREVWIGFVDSHGTAAQRVITPVRVGGGILEGSDNERYPLHRITSAALVED, encoded by the coding sequence ATGGCCGCCACCTCTCTCGCGGACTGGCTGTGCTCGGCATCCGACGACCTGCTGACCAACCTGCTGTGTGCCAGGCGCGACCTCGCGACGCCCCCGCCTGCCGACTCCGCCGTGCTCGCCACCCGCGCGAGCACGGCGGGCTCGATCGCGCGCGCGTGCGAACGGCTCGACGCCGCGACGCTGGCGGTGCTGGAGACACTGCTGGTGGCAGGCGCCGACACCGAACCGGTGCACGGCGCCCGCGTCGCCGAGCTCGCGGGCGAGGACATCACGGTCCAACTCGACCGGCTGCGGGTGCTCGCGCTCGTCTGGGGCGACGACGAGGGACTTCGCGTCCCGCCCGCCGCACGCGAGGTGTTCGGCCCGTTCCCAGCCGGGCTGGGCACTTCCTGCCCGGACCTGTCAGCCTCGGACCTGCCCGGCACGCTCGCGCAAGTGGGTGAGGACGAGCGAGCGTTGCTCGACGTGCTCGCCAAGGGCCCACCCATAGGCCGGACCAGGGACGCGGCGGCGGAGGTGACCGACCCGTCGGCCGCCACCCCCGTGCGGCGACTGCTGGCGCGCGGGCTGCTGCTACGCAGGGACGAGGCGACCGTGGAGCTGCCGAGGGAGGTCGGTATCGCGCTGCGGGGCGGCAGGGTCATCGAGGACGGCAAGCTCCGAGAACCCCCGCTGCCCGTCACCAGGCGCGAGCGTTCCACGGTGGACCAGGCCGCGGCCGGTGAGGCGATGGAGTTCGTTCGCCTGCTGGAATCGCTGCTGATGCTGTGGTCGCAGCAGCCTTCACCCGTGTTGAAGGCGGGCGGGCTCGGGACGCGGGAGCTCAAGCGCGTCGCCAAGGAACTCGACGCCGACGAGGAAAGGGCCGCGCTGCTGGTGGAGTTGGCCGTCGGTGCCGGACTGGCGGCGGCGAGTGAGGAGACCACCGCCGAATGGCTGCCGACGACGCTGGCCGACTCGTGGTTGGCGGCACCGCCCGCGGGTCGCTGGCTCACCATCGCCCGTGCCTGGCTGGAGCTGCCCCGGTTGCCCGGTTTGGCGGGCACGAGAGATCCAAGAGACAAGGCACTCGCGCCGCTGTCGGAGGAGTTGCGCCGACCGCAGGCACCCACGGCTCGCAGGCGGGTACTGCAGGCGCTGTCGGAATTACCCGAAGGGGCCGGGGTCGACGACGTGGAAGCGCTCGTGGCTCTGCTCGCGTGGCGGGCTCCAAGGTGGGGCGGCAGGCTGCGCGACGAGATGGTGCGCTGGGCGATGGCCGAGGCCACTGCCATCGGCGTGGTGGCGCTGGGTTCGGTGCCCGCCGCCACCACGCAACTGCTGGCGGGCGAGCAGCACGCCGCGGCCTCCGCCATGGCGGAGGCGATGCCGAAGCCGGTGGATCACGTGCTCGTGCAGGCCGACCTCACGGTGGTGGCTCCCGGCCCGCTGGAGCCGGAACTGGCAACGGAGATCGCGGCGGTCGCCGATGTGGAGTCGGCAGGCCACGCGACGATGTACCGCGTCGGCGAGGCGTCCGTGCGGCGGGCACTGGACAGCGGGCGCACAGCTGCGGAACTGCACGAACTCTTTCGCACCCGTTCGGCCACCCCGGTACCGCAATCGCTTTCGTACCTGATCGACGACGTGGCTCGCAGGCACGGCAGGCTGCGCGGCGGCACGGCCGCGTCGTTTCTTCGCTGCGACGACGAAGTGCTGATCGCGGAGGTTCTCGGCAGCGGTGTCGCCGACGAGTACGAGCTTCGCAAGATCGCTCCCACGGTGCTGGTGAGCCCGTACCCGCTCGCGGAGGTGTTGCAGGGCCTGAGGGCGGCGGGGTTCGCGCCCGCGGCGGAAGGACCGGACGGCCGCATCGTCGACCTACGGCCCAGCGGCAAGCGGATCGCCGCTCGGGGCCGCCCCGCGCGGCGCGGCGCCGCCGAGCCCACCGGCGTCAGCGCGGAGCAGCTGAACGCCGTCATCGCCCACATCCGGACGGGAGACAAGGCGGCACGCAGCCGCAGGGGCACGGTGGTGCGCCTGCCCGGCGGTGGCGGGGCGGACACCTCGGCGACGCTGGCCCTGCTCGCCAAAGCCACACGCGAGCAACGGGAGGTGTGGATCGGCTTCGTCGACTCGCACGGCACGGCGGCGCAGCGGGTGATCACGCCGGTGCGGGTCGGCGGCGGCATTCTGGAAGGTTCCGACAACGAGCGCTACCCGCTGCACCGCATCACCTCGGCGGCACTCGTGGAGGACTGA
- a CDS encoding DUF742 domain-containing protein, translating to MDRTVDEWEALNKGTGREHFDSPSRFDLGSVRHVAQLTKRVRAQPPPPPRFTHRSLVRPYARTGGRTRPAKELALEALVATTERGRQYHGVSSPEQRFICDLCVEVHSIAEIAAFAGLPLGVVKVIVDDLENSGAVQVQQPGFVLSDRSSHDFMTKILEGLRSL from the coding sequence GTGGATAGGACAGTGGACGAGTGGGAGGCCCTCAACAAGGGCACGGGCCGCGAGCATTTCGACTCGCCGAGCAGGTTCGACCTCGGCAGCGTCCGGCACGTTGCCCAGCTGACCAAGCGTGTCCGCGCGCAGCCCCCGCCCCCGCCACGGTTCACTCACCGGTCGCTGGTTCGGCCCTACGCGCGCACCGGCGGGCGGACCCGGCCCGCGAAGGAACTGGCGCTGGAGGCGTTGGTGGCTACCACCGAACGCGGCAGGCAGTACCACGGTGTCAGCTCACCCGAGCAGCGATTCATCTGCGACCTGTGCGTTGAGGTGCATTCGATCGCCGAGATCGCCGCTTTCGCGGGACTGCCGCTGGGGGTGGTGAAGGTGATCGTGGACGACCTCGAGAACTCCGGGGCCGTGCAGGTTCAGCAGCCGGGCTTCGTGTTGTCCGACCGCTCCTCGCACGACTTCATGACGAAGATTCTGGAAGGCCTGCGCTCGCTGTAA
- a CDS encoding roadblock/LC7 domain-containing protein, with protein MTASAQRDGFGWLITDFVRRVPGAAHAVVVSADGLLLSASDGLPRERAEQLSAVASGLVSLTLGASRCFEGGTVHQTVVEMERGYLFLMSISDGSCLAVLAAPTADIGTVAYEMTLLVDRVGQQLTPELRAQLQGGVRG; from the coding sequence GTGACAGCTTCGGCGCAGCGTGACGGTTTCGGCTGGCTGATCACCGATTTCGTACGAAGGGTGCCGGGCGCCGCACACGCCGTGGTGGTGTCGGCGGATGGGCTGCTCCTGTCAGCTTCCGACGGCTTGCCGAGGGAGCGGGCGGAGCAACTGTCCGCCGTCGCCTCGGGACTGGTTTCGCTCACATTGGGTGCTTCGCGGTGCTTCGAGGGCGGTACTGTCCATCAAACCGTTGTCGAGATGGAGCGTGGCTACCTGTTTCTCATGTCGATCAGCGATGGTTCGTGCCTTGCCGTGCTCGCCGCGCCGACGGCGGACATCGGCACGGTCGCGTACGAGATGACACTGCTCGTCGATCGGGTAGGCCAGCAGTTGACTCCCGAGTTGCGTGCTCAGCTGCAGGGCGGTGTGCGTGGATAG
- a CDS encoding GTP-binding protein, which translates to MGFGEFDASANTPATSGPTQSAKIVVAGGFGVGKTTLVGAVSEIDPLTTEASMTEASVSVDDLSSTPNKVTTTVAMDFGRITLDSDLVLYIFGTPGQHRFWFMWDDLALGAIGAVVLVDTRRLADAFPSIDFFENRKLPYIVAINCFDRLLHHQIEDVRHALTISPSVPIMACDARERDSAKQVLISVVQHAISHDSALQVG; encoded by the coding sequence GTGGGCTTCGGAGAATTTGACGCGTCCGCGAACACGCCGGCGACGTCAGGCCCGACCCAATCGGCGAAGATCGTGGTCGCCGGTGGCTTCGGGGTAGGCAAGACCACGCTGGTGGGCGCGGTCTCCGAGATCGATCCGCTGACGACCGAAGCGTCGATGACGGAGGCCAGCGTTTCGGTGGACGACCTTTCGTCCACACCGAACAAGGTCACCACCACCGTCGCGATGGACTTCGGCCGGATCACGCTGGATTCCGATCTGGTGCTGTACATCTTCGGCACGCCGGGGCAGCACCGGTTCTGGTTCATGTGGGACGACCTCGCACTCGGTGCGATCGGCGCGGTCGTGCTCGTGGACACCAGGAGGTTGGCGGACGCGTTTCCGTCCATCGACTTCTTCGAGAATCGCAAACTGCCCTACATCGTGGCGATCAACTGTTTCGACCGGTTGCTGCACCATCAGATCGAGGACGTGCGGCACGCGCTCACCATCTCGCCGTCCGTTCCGATCATGGCGTGCGACGCGCGGGAGCGGGATTCGGCGAAACAGGTGTTGATCTCGGTGGTGCAACACGCGATCTCGCACGATTCGGCATTACAGGTGGGCTGA
- a CDS encoding DUF742 domain-containing protein, whose product MNSGHSRGDRRLDRDRAAGRRRGDPSANPRRGRDDSDWRLRRVDDSLPGRRLDDSAEWLRPVDIGSQGPSEFDVTEYRQQLLSGPGAELYGMGGGGMVEPPQEAAGFSPFRDPAGERGPSSQEFTPSPVPRQADVEPESPAETSGLVRPYFRTKGRTKPDYDLAIEALISTSERGRRLERVRVPEHRSICGLCLDTRSVAEVAALLRLPLGVVRVLVGDVAGLGLVLIHSASSMVGDRPSIEFMERVLSGLRRI is encoded by the coding sequence GTGAATTCCGGGCACTCACGTGGTGACCGTCGGCTCGACAGGGACCGTGCCGCCGGGCGAAGGCGTGGCGATCCCAGCGCCAACCCGCGCCGCGGCCGCGATGACAGCGACTGGCGGCTACGGCGGGTGGACGACTCGCTGCCGGGGCGAAGGCTGGACGACTCGGCCGAGTGGTTGCGGCCCGTGGACATCGGTTCGCAAGGCCCCTCCGAGTTCGATGTCACGGAGTATCGGCAGCAGCTGCTGAGTGGGCCGGGAGCCGAGCTTTACGGCATGGGCGGCGGCGGGATGGTCGAACCTCCTCAAGAGGCCGCGGGGTTTTCCCCGTTTCGCGATCCGGCGGGGGAGCGAGGGCCCTCCTCGCAGGAGTTCACCCCGTCTCCCGTGCCGAGGCAGGCCGATGTCGAGCCCGAGTCGCCTGCCGAGACGTCAGGACTTGTCCGTCCCTATTTCCGTACCAAGGGCAGGACGAAACCGGACTACGATCTCGCGATCGAGGCGCTGATCTCCACCAGCGAGCGTGGCAGGAGGCTGGAGCGGGTGCGCGTACCCGAGCACAGGTCCATCTGCGGACTGTGCCTCGACACGCGGTCGGTCGCGGAGGTGGCCGCGCTGCTTCGGCTGCCGCTCGGTGTGGTCAGAGTCCTTGTCGGTGACGTAGCCGGTCTCGGGCTCGTGCTCATTCATTCCGCGTCGTCCATGGTGGGAGACCGGCCCAGTATCGAGTTCATGGAAAGGGTGCTCAGTGGGCTTCGGAGAATTTGA